The genome window GCGCGCTTCTTGTCGAGATTCTATTTTCATGGCAGGGGATGGGCACACTCATATATGATGCCCTTCTTTCCCGTGACTATCCGCTACTTTCCGGTTCCCTTCTTATCCTCACTCTTTGTGTAATTCTGGCAAATGCCGCTGCCGATCTTTTTAATGCCGTTGTTGATCCAAGAATCAGGGATGGAGCGCTTAACAATGCTTAATAAAATCCGGCTTCACAAAAATTTAAAAGGAATGATAGGTCCGTTTATACTATTCTCTTTTTTTATAATGGCCATTTTCGCGCCATGGATTGCTCCTTTTGATTTAAAAACCTTGAATGATTCTTTTCTTTCTCCTGTTCTTTCTCCGGGAAACACCCATTTTTTAGGGACAAACGATATTGGGCAGGATATTTTCAGCGAACTGATATTCGGCGCAAGGGTATCCCTGCTTATCGGTCTGGCAGCGGCAATTCTCGCTACGCTTATTGGCGGTTTTATCGGCATAGTTTCAGGATTTTTCCGAAAAATCATAGACGATATTCTTATGCGTATTACAGATATATTCCTTCTTATCCCGGGTCTGCCCCTTATTATTATCCTGTCCGCTTATATTGGACCTGGAATTGGAAAAATTATTATTGTTATTTCTCTTTTGTCATGGCCTGCTACAGCCAGGGTAGTCAGGGCGCGCGTACTCCAAGTACGCGAAGCAGCCTTTGTCATGAGCGCAAAAAGCCTGGGCGCCGGAAATTTTTCCATAATGTTTAAGCATATCCTTCCAAACACCCTGGAAATCCTATTTGCCAAAGGTTCCCTCGCTGTTGCCGGCGCCATGTTAACCGAGGCCGGCATAAGTTTTCTGGGGCTGGGGGATCCTGTTCATAAAAGCTGGGGAATGATGTTAAATGATGCTTTTTCAAATGGCGGTGTGGTAGGCGGGCGCTTTTGGTGGTATCTTCCCCCGATTTTTTGTATCTGCCTTTCGGTTCTGGGTTTTACGCTTTCAGGTTATGTTGTTTTGCATAAAAATGATGAACATTATTTTTCTCAATCCGGTTGTTTGAACAAGTTCATCAGTAAAAGCAACAAACCCGAAATTGATTCGGAAAAAAACAATCCGGTTTTTGTAAAGGAGCTTAATGTTAAATTTCAAAACAGTGATGGCGCAACATTACAAGTACTTGATAATATTAATTTTGGTATAAAGAAAAATGAAAAAATCGCCCTGATAGGAGAAACGGGAAGCGGGAAAAGTATTTTGCTTCTGGCCCTGCTCAGGCTGCTGCCTTCCGATGCAAGGGTTTCAGGCAAAATTATGGTTAAAAATAAAAATATTTTCAATTTTTCAGATGAAGAAATGCGCAAAGTCCGGGGACGCAAAATAGCGTATATTCCCCAGGGTACTGGGAATGCCTTAAACCCGGTGCAAAAAATCGCATTCCAGGTGGCCGAGCCTTTCAGGATTGGCCAGGGATTTAAAAAAAAAGCTGCCATTAAAAAAGCTGTTGCTCTTTTGGATAAAATGGGGATTGAAAATGCCGAAAAAAGGGCCTTTGATTATCCGCATCATTACAGCGGCGGGATGAAGCAGCGGGCATTGATCGCAATGGCCCTGGCAGGTCAGGCGGACCTGCTGCTGGCTGACGAACCGACAAAAGGGCTTGACAGGAATAAATGTAACGATATTTTAAAAATTTTTTTAAATTTAAACCAAAAAACCATTCTTGCGGTTACGCATGACCTCTTGTTTGCGGAAAAATTTGCTGATCGTATTGCCGTTATGTATGCATCAAGACTTGTTGAAACTGCTCCCAAAGAGTCATTTTTTTTAAACCCGCTCCATCCTTTTTCTCAGGCCATGATAGCAGCGATGCCCTCTCATGGTTTACAGGTTTTAACCGGATTTACTCCAATGCAAAACAGATGCAATGAACAAGGGTGCAACTTTCGTATAAAATGCGGCAAGGCTTTTGATAAATGCTTTAAAAAGCCTCCCTTTTTTAAAATTGGCGACCATCAGGTAAGGTGCTGGCTTTATGCTCCTTGAAATCAAAAATCTGGAAAAGAGATTTAAGACCGGCCGGCTGAAAAAAAAGCAGGCTGTAGTTCTATCAAAAATTAATCTTATTCTCCGTAAAGGTGAAACAACTGGAATTGTGGGCGAAAGCGGCGCAGGAAAAACAACCCTGGGATTAATTCTGGCAGGGCTCATTAAACCTGATAAAGGGCAAATTTTATTTAAAGGAAAAAAAATCGATTCCCTGACAAAGGAGGAAAAAAAAGAGTACCGGCGTCAAATCCAGGTTGTCTTTCAACATCCGGAAAGCACTTTTAATCCAAAATGGAAGATGAAACAAAGTTTTCTTGAGCCTTTTAAAATTCACAGGATTCCATTTTCAGAAAAAATTATTTTAAAACATCTTTCCCGCGTGGGACTTAACACCGAAATTTTAAACCGATACCCGTCACAACTCTCCGGCGGAGAACTCCAGAGAATCGCAATTTCCAGGGTTATGAGCCTTAATCCCGCAATTATTGTGCTGGATGAGCCTACAAGCATGCTGGATAATATAACCCAGGCCCAGATAATTAGGCTGCTGGAAAAAATCCAAAAGCAAAAAGGAGTAAGTTACCTCTTTATCAGCCATGATCCGGATCTGGTCAGACTGTTCTGTAAAAGGATATACGAACTGGATAGGGCACGTGGATTAAATAACTTAGGAACGGGGACGAAATAACTTCCTCGAGCAGGCTCACAGATTTAGGTCAGGATTGTTTGATCTAAAAGTAAAAAAAGTTGCAGGAATAGCGAGCTATTTCAAGATGTTGGAATTTGGGATCGAATCAAAGCAGCCTGAAGACGGGATGATAATTGGGGTGATTATTTTTTTCCGCATCTCTAAGTAGAGTATAAGTAGAGTTTGCAAAGCAAACCCCTTCGTTTTATGCAAAGAGCGCAAACGGGTTGCAGCAAAAAGTTTACTATGCTATTGGGCGATAAGAGACCTTGGTATTGGTATGGCTAAAGTGGCAAAACCGCAGTTTTGAGTTTTAGGCTTTTCAATCAATAAACTTCTTGTTTTTTGCCGAACCCTAAAAAACGAGGACGAAATGTAAGTTTTTACGCTGGAGCAATGAGAGAAAACCAAACATTAAAATAAGGAAACCACTATGCGTTTTTTCAATACTGCCGGACCCGTTGTTTCTATAGACCATTATTGTTTATCTCCATTGGATAGATTTGATCTGGATGAAATACTTTCTCTGATCAATCAGAAGAAGTATTTTGTTTTGCATGCTCCGAGACAAACCGGTAAAACAACGTGCCTGCTCGCGTTGATGGAATATCTGAATGCCGGCAGTCAATATCGATGTCTCTACTTTAATGTAGAATCCGCC of Desulfosarcina sp. BuS5 contains these proteins:
- a CDS encoding ABC transporter ATP-binding protein, with product MLLEIKNLEKRFKTGRLKKKQAVVLSKINLILRKGETTGIVGESGAGKTTLGLILAGLIKPDKGQILFKGKKIDSLTKEEKKEYRRQIQVVFQHPESTFNPKWKMKQSFLEPFKIHRIPFSEKIILKHLSRVGLNTEILNRYPSQLSGGELQRIAISRVMSLNPAIIVLDEPTSMLDNITQAQIIRLLEKIQKQKGVSYLFISHDPDLVRLFCKRIYELDRARGLNNLGTGTK
- a CDS encoding dipeptide/oligopeptide/nickel ABC transporter permease/ATP-binding protein, producing MLNKIRLHKNLKGMIGPFILFSFFIMAIFAPWIAPFDLKTLNDSFLSPVLSPGNTHFLGTNDIGQDIFSELIFGARVSLLIGLAAAILATLIGGFIGIVSGFFRKIIDDILMRITDIFLLIPGLPLIIILSAYIGPGIGKIIIVISLLSWPATARVVRARVLQVREAAFVMSAKSLGAGNFSIMFKHILPNTLEILFAKGSLAVAGAMLTEAGISFLGLGDPVHKSWGMMLNDAFSNGGVVGGRFWWYLPPIFCICLSVLGFTLSGYVVLHKNDEHYFSQSGCLNKFISKSNKPEIDSEKNNPVFVKELNVKFQNSDGATLQVLDNINFGIKKNEKIALIGETGSGKSILLLALLRLLPSDARVSGKIMVKNKNIFNFSDEEMRKVRGRKIAYIPQGTGNALNPVQKIAFQVAEPFRIGQGFKKKAAIKKAVALLDKMGIENAEKRAFDYPHHYSGGMKQRALIAMALAGQADLLLADEPTKGLDRNKCNDILKIFLNLNQKTILAVTHDLLFAEKFADRIAVMYASRLVETAPKESFFLNPLHPFSQAMIAAMPSHGLQVLTGFTPMQNRCNEQGCNFRIKCGKAFDKCFKKPPFFKIGDHQVRCWLYAP